The Sorangiineae bacterium MSr11367 genome window below encodes:
- a CDS encoding amino acid ABC transporter permease — protein sequence MSASVLYDEPGPRARVRHRLVGVATLGLIGAFVAFTIYRFTETGQFEPLKWKQFEYEAIQLQLLHGLLATLEAAGTAAVLALIFGGVFASARISDAWIFRAPATFLVELFRAIPLLILIFFGYYVPLQYGWHISNFWALVAGLTVYNGSVLAEIIRAGIAAIPRGQAEAAYALGMQKGQVVRLILLPQAIRAMLPSIIGQLVVLLKDTALGFIITYPELLYVGKQMGSRLAFDLPYVPTYLVVAAIYIGMCAIMSAFANWLAKRGDGKRSPAPTPRR from the coding sequence ATGAGCGCTTCCGTTCTCTACGACGAGCCCGGCCCGCGCGCGCGGGTGCGGCATCGCCTGGTCGGAGTTGCCACCCTCGGGCTCATCGGGGCCTTCGTGGCATTTACGATTTACCGCTTCACGGAGACCGGGCAGTTCGAGCCGCTCAAGTGGAAGCAATTCGAATACGAGGCGATTCAGCTCCAATTGCTCCACGGGTTGCTCGCCACCCTGGAGGCTGCGGGAACCGCGGCGGTGTTGGCGCTCATCTTCGGCGGCGTCTTCGCCAGCGCGCGCATCAGCGATGCGTGGATCTTTCGCGCGCCGGCCACGTTCTTGGTCGAGCTTTTCCGCGCCATTCCGCTGCTCATTCTGATCTTCTTCGGGTACTACGTGCCGCTGCAGTACGGCTGGCACATTAGCAATTTCTGGGCGCTGGTAGCGGGCCTCACCGTGTACAACGGCTCGGTGCTCGCGGAGATCATCCGCGCGGGCATCGCGGCCATCCCGCGCGGGCAGGCCGAGGCGGCGTATGCGCTGGGCATGCAGAAGGGCCAGGTGGTCCGGCTCATTCTGCTGCCGCAGGCGATTCGCGCCATGCTGCCGTCAATCATCGGGCAGCTCGTGGTGCTCTTGAAGGACACGGCGCTGGGGTTCATCATCACCTACCCCGAGCTTCTCTACGTCGGCAAACAGATGGGCAGCCGCCTGGCCTTCGACCTTCCCTACGTGCCGACGTACCTGGTCGTCGCCGCGATTTACATCGGCATGTGCGCGATCATGTCGGCGTTTGCGAATTGGCTCGCAAAACGCGGGGACGGAAAGCGATCGCCAGCCCCAACGCCTCGTCGGTAA
- a CDS encoding NADP-dependent oxidoreductase, translated as MALVNHRFQLTSRPVGLVKRSDFTYSEAPVADPAEGEVTVKVRYLSLDPAMRGWMNEGKSYVPPVGLGETMRALGIGEVIASKDAKFQVGDFVTGLFGVQEYATLPVKGLQKVDPKAAHLPVYLSVLGMTGLTAYFGLLDVGQAKAGDTVVVSGAAGATGMVVGQIAKIKGCRAVGIAGGAEKCDYLVKELGFDAAIDYKNQDVKAGLKVHAPDGINVYFDNVGGDILDAALSRLARNARVVVCGAISQYNSSEGMKGPANYLSLLVNRARMEGFVVFDYAARYGEAGRELAGWVAAGKLKSREQIVKGLDTFPESLLKLFRGENTGKLVLEV; from the coding sequence ATGGCACTCGTCAATCATCGATTCCAACTTACTTCCCGCCCGGTCGGCCTGGTCAAGCGCAGTGATTTCACGTACAGCGAGGCGCCCGTCGCCGATCCGGCCGAGGGTGAGGTCACCGTCAAAGTGCGTTACCTCTCGCTCGATCCGGCGATGCGCGGCTGGATGAACGAAGGGAAGTCGTACGTTCCCCCCGTCGGCCTCGGCGAGACCATGCGCGCACTCGGCATTGGCGAGGTGATCGCGTCCAAAGACGCGAAGTTCCAAGTTGGCGATTTCGTCACCGGCCTCTTTGGCGTGCAAGAGTATGCGACGCTTCCCGTGAAAGGCCTGCAGAAGGTCGACCCGAAGGCGGCCCACCTTCCCGTGTACCTGAGTGTCCTCGGCATGACCGGGTTGACCGCGTATTTCGGCCTCCTCGACGTGGGGCAGGCCAAGGCGGGCGACACCGTGGTGGTCTCCGGCGCCGCCGGGGCCACGGGCATGGTCGTGGGGCAGATCGCCAAGATCAAAGGATGCCGCGCGGTCGGAATCGCGGGCGGCGCCGAGAAATGCGATTACCTCGTCAAAGAGCTCGGGTTCGATGCGGCCATCGACTACAAGAATCAAGACGTCAAAGCGGGATTGAAGGTCCACGCGCCCGACGGCATCAACGTCTATTTCGACAACGTGGGCGGCGATATTCTGGACGCCGCGCTTTCAAGACTTGCGCGCAACGCCCGCGTGGTCGTCTGCGGCGCCATTTCTCAATACAACTCTTCGGAAGGCATGAAGGGTCCGGCGAACTATCTCTCGCTGTTGGTCAATCGGGCGAGGATGGAAGGCTTCGTGGTCTTCGACTATGCCGCCCGCTATGGCGAGGCCGGGCGCGAGCTCGCCGGCTGGGTGGCCGCCGGCAAGCTGAAGTCGCGCGAGCAAATCGTCAAAGGATTGGATACGTTCCCGGAGTCCTTGCTCAAATTGTTCCGGGGCGAGAACACGGGGAAGCTGGTTCTCGAGGTCTAA